The following are encoded together in the Phaseolus vulgaris cultivar G19833 chromosome 9, P. vulgaris v2.0, whole genome shotgun sequence genome:
- the LOC137822954 gene encoding beta-1,3-galactosyltransferase 7 isoform X2 codes for MKTRTFTKISASWIPIFSVFSFILGMLITSRMWDPPESNGMLIAQHQRDQQLQVISGDCETKKMQPKDAVSELQKTHEAIQALDKQVSMLQMELAAARSSRESGISDSNTSTTTSEEGAQRKKAFIVIGINTAFSSRKRRDSVRETWMPQGEQLLQLEREKGIVIRFMIGHSATSNSILDRAIDSEEAQHKDFLRLEHVEGYHELSAKTKIFFSTAVARWDADFYVKVDDDVHVNLGVLATTLARHRSKPRVYIGCMKSGPVLSRKDVKYHEPEFWKFGEEGNKYFRHATGQIYAISKDLATYISINQPILHKYANEDVSLGAWFIGLEVEHIDDRNMCCGTPPDCEWKAQAGNICVASFDWSCSGICKSVEKIKYVHSKCGEGDGAVWSALF; via the exons ATGAAGACCCGCACCTTTACCAAAATCTCTGCATCATGGATTCCCATTTTCTCTGTCTTTTCCTTCATTCTTGGTATGCTCATCACAAGCAG GATGTGGGACCCACCTGAATCAAACGGGATGCTTATTGCGCAGCATCAGCGGGACCAACAGCTGCAAGTGATCTCAGGGGACTGCGAGACCAAGAAG ATGCAGCCCAAGGATGCAGTGAGCGAGTTACAGAAGACCCATGAAGCCATCCA AGCTTTAGACAAACAAGTTTCCATGCTTCAGATGGAGTTAGCAGCGGCTAGGAGTTCTCGTGAAAGTGGGATCTCTGATTCGAATACTTCAACCACCACTTCCGAGGAAGGTGCTCAAAGGAAGAAAGCATTTATAGTGATTGGCATAAACACGGCTTTCAGTAGCAGGAAGAGGCGTGATTCAGTTAGAGAGACTTGGATGCCTCAAG GTGAACAACTTCTTCAGTTGGAAAGGGAGAAAGGAATTGTTATCAGGTTCATGATTGGCCACAG TGCTACTTCCAACAGTATTCTAGATCGAGCTATTGATTCCGAAGAAGCTCAGCACAAAGACTTTCTTCGCCTA GAACATGTTGAAGGTTATCACGAACTGTCTGCAAAAACAAAGATTTTCTTTTCTACCGCAGTTGCAAGATGGGATGCTGATTTCTATGTCAAGGTGGATGATGATGTCCATGTTAATTTAG GTGTCCTGGCAACAACCCTTGCTCGTCACCGATCAAAACCCAGGGTCTACATTGGATGTATGAAATCTGGACCTGTCCTTTCTAGAAA GGATGTCAAATACCATGAACCCGAGTTTTGGAAATTTGGAGAAGAGGGGAACAAATACTTCCGACATGCAACTGGGCAGATATATGCAATCTCTAAAGATCTGGCCACTTACATTTCCATCAACCA GCCTATTTTGCATAAATATGCTAATGAAGATGTCTCGCTTGGTGCATGGTTCATTGGTCTTGAAGTTGAGCATATTGATGACCGCAATATGTGCTGTGGAACTCCTCCAG ACTGTGAGTGGAAGGCACAAGCGGGTAACATATGTGTAGCCTCATTTGATTGGAGCTGCAGTGGAATCTGCAAGTCAGTGGAGAAGATTAAATATGTCCACTCAAAGT
- the LOC137822954 gene encoding beta-1,3-galactosyltransferase 7 isoform X1, whose amino-acid sequence MKTRTFTKISASWIPIFSVFSFILGMLITSRMWDPPESNGMLIAQHQRDQQLQVISGDCETKKMQPKDAVSELQKTHEAIQHARALDKQVSMLQMELAAARSSRESGISDSNTSTTTSEEGAQRKKAFIVIGINTAFSSRKRRDSVRETWMPQGEQLLQLEREKGIVIRFMIGHSATSNSILDRAIDSEEAQHKDFLRLEHVEGYHELSAKTKIFFSTAVARWDADFYVKVDDDVHVNLGVLATTLARHRSKPRVYIGCMKSGPVLSRKDVKYHEPEFWKFGEEGNKYFRHATGQIYAISKDLATYISINQPILHKYANEDVSLGAWFIGLEVEHIDDRNMCCGTPPDCEWKAQAGNICVASFDWSCSGICKSVEKIKYVHSKCGEGDGAVWSALF is encoded by the exons ATGAAGACCCGCACCTTTACCAAAATCTCTGCATCATGGATTCCCATTTTCTCTGTCTTTTCCTTCATTCTTGGTATGCTCATCACAAGCAG GATGTGGGACCCACCTGAATCAAACGGGATGCTTATTGCGCAGCATCAGCGGGACCAACAGCTGCAAGTGATCTCAGGGGACTGCGAGACCAAGAAG ATGCAGCCCAAGGATGCAGTGAGCGAGTTACAGAAGACCCATGAAGCCATCCA GCATGCCAGAGCTTTAGACAAACAAGTTTCCATGCTTCAGATGGAGTTAGCAGCGGCTAGGAGTTCTCGTGAAAGTGGGATCTCTGATTCGAATACTTCAACCACCACTTCCGAGGAAGGTGCTCAAAGGAAGAAAGCATTTATAGTGATTGGCATAAACACGGCTTTCAGTAGCAGGAAGAGGCGTGATTCAGTTAGAGAGACTTGGATGCCTCAAG GTGAACAACTTCTTCAGTTGGAAAGGGAGAAAGGAATTGTTATCAGGTTCATGATTGGCCACAG TGCTACTTCCAACAGTATTCTAGATCGAGCTATTGATTCCGAAGAAGCTCAGCACAAAGACTTTCTTCGCCTA GAACATGTTGAAGGTTATCACGAACTGTCTGCAAAAACAAAGATTTTCTTTTCTACCGCAGTTGCAAGATGGGATGCTGATTTCTATGTCAAGGTGGATGATGATGTCCATGTTAATTTAG GTGTCCTGGCAACAACCCTTGCTCGTCACCGATCAAAACCCAGGGTCTACATTGGATGTATGAAATCTGGACCTGTCCTTTCTAGAAA GGATGTCAAATACCATGAACCCGAGTTTTGGAAATTTGGAGAAGAGGGGAACAAATACTTCCGACATGCAACTGGGCAGATATATGCAATCTCTAAAGATCTGGCCACTTACATTTCCATCAACCA GCCTATTTTGCATAAATATGCTAATGAAGATGTCTCGCTTGGTGCATGGTTCATTGGTCTTGAAGTTGAGCATATTGATGACCGCAATATGTGCTGTGGAACTCCTCCAG ACTGTGAGTGGAAGGCACAAGCGGGTAACATATGTGTAGCCTCATTTGATTGGAGCTGCAGTGGAATCTGCAAGTCAGTGGAGAAGATTAAATATGTCCACTCAAAGT